In uncultured Bacteroides sp., one genomic interval encodes:
- a CDS encoding glycoside hydrolase family 125 protein: MINKKMYKKTALSLFAALSLSQTQAFAGSFSAIDPLFAVSDNTRILASQRPDVSKRLFHSDAVEEAIDRVKKQLKNPYMAWMFENCFPNTLDTTVHYRTQDGDDDTFVYTGDIHAMWLRDSGAQVWPYVQFANKDPKLKKMLRGVILRQLKCIIIDPYANAFNDGAVGGDWMSDMTDMKPELHERKYEIDSLCYPIRLAFHYWEVTGDSSIFGDEWIKAIKLVLKTFKDQQRKGSNGPYKFQRKTERQLDTLGNNGLGSPVNPVGLIASSFRPSDDATTFQFLIPSNFFAVTSLRKAATILKKVNKENALADNCNQLALEVEKAINKYGIYNHPKYGKIYAFEVDGFGNQLLMDDANVPSLLGLAYLGDVKIDNPIYQNTRNFVWSKDNPYFFKGKAGEGIGGPHVGYDMVWPMSIMIKAFTSKNDEEIKKCIKMLMATDAGTGFIHESFNKDDATNFTRPWFAWQNTLFGELILDQINKGKIDLLNSIQ; the protein is encoded by the coding sequence ATGATTAATAAAAAAATGTACAAAAAGACTGCGTTAAGTCTTTTTGCAGCCCTCTCTTTGTCTCAAACTCAGGCATTTGCCGGGAGCTTTAGTGCGATAGATCCATTATTCGCAGTTAGTGATAATACACGCATTCTGGCTTCGCAACGGCCAGATGTTAGCAAAAGATTATTTCACTCAGATGCCGTTGAAGAAGCTATTGACAGGGTAAAGAAACAATTGAAAAATCCATATATGGCATGGATGTTTGAAAACTGCTTTCCTAATACTCTGGACACAACTGTTCATTATAGGACTCAAGATGGTGATGATGATACTTTTGTTTACACTGGTGACATACATGCTATGTGGCTGAGGGACTCGGGTGCACAGGTATGGCCTTATGTTCAATTTGCCAATAAAGATCCGAAGCTTAAGAAAATGCTTAGAGGAGTTATTTTAAGACAACTTAAATGTATTATAATAGATCCATATGCCAATGCTTTTAATGATGGTGCTGTAGGAGGAGATTGGATGAGTGACATGACTGACATGAAACCAGAACTCCACGAACGTAAATATGAAATAGACTCACTTTGTTATCCAATTCGTTTAGCTTTTCATTATTGGGAAGTAACTGGTGATAGCTCAATTTTTGGTGATGAATGGATTAAAGCAATTAAATTGGTCTTGAAAACATTTAAAGATCAACAAAGAAAAGGTAGTAACGGCCCCTATAAATTCCAAAGAAAGACAGAACGTCAACTAGACACTTTAGGAAATAATGGACTAGGAAGTCCAGTTAACCCAGTTGGCCTGATCGCCTCTTCTTTCAGACCATCTGATGATGCTACTACTTTCCAGTTTTTGATTCCTTCAAATTTCTTTGCTGTGACTTCTCTCCGGAAAGCTGCTACTATTTTGAAAAAAGTAAATAAGGAGAATGCTTTAGCTGATAATTGTAATCAATTAGCATTGGAGGTTGAAAAAGCAATAAATAAATATGGAATATATAATCATCCCAAATATGGCAAGATCTACGCCTTCGAGGTAGACGGTTTTGGCAACCAGCTTTTAATGGATGATGCAAATGTTCCTAGCTTGCTAGGTTTAGCTTATCTGGGTGACGTGAAAATAGATAATCCGATATACCAAAATACAAGGAATTTTGTATGGAGTAAAGACAATCCTTATTTCTTTAAAGGCAAGGCTGGAGAAGGCATTGGAGGGCCACATGTCGGCTATGATATGGTTTGGCCTATGAGCATTATGATAAAAGCTTTTACCAGCAAGAATGATGAAGAAATAAAGAAATGCATTAAGATGTTGATGGCAACTGATGCCGGAACAGGATTTATCCATGAGTCATTCAACAAAGATGATGCTACCAATTTTACTCGTCCATGGTTTGCTTGGCAAAACACTTTATTTGGTGAGTTAATTTTAGACCAGATAAATAAAGGAAAAATTGATTTATTAAACAGTATTCAATAA
- a CDS encoding SusC/RagA family TonB-linked outer membrane protein: MKNLFNKNFRLLNLEKFIVRTILLITCLSFSSIVMAQNKTVTGKVTDKNDEAIIGASVFVENTTNGTVTDIDGNFTLKNVPSKGTLKVTYIGYKVQFISVKGHTNFAIKLLENSEMLDEIVVIGYGTTTKKNVIGAVDQVSAKAFADRPSSNIAQALQGASANLVIQQKSFNPLNDNTSINIRGVSTMGANTPLIVIDGLISDVGAMNSLNPNDISSVSVLKDAGSAAIYGSRSANGVILISTKSGNKNQTPTVKFNAMLGVQDPHVLFSAVHGWQNAILRNEALVNGGSSPIYTTDNIKAMYDNGDCKPFIDQILQSAVQQNYSASVEGGSNNTTYLMSANYFGQPSNYVGPNYGVSRYNFRMNLTTEVGRLKLSSNMMYTRSNIKTHTGDDGFLMVDCTRVPLYYNYRMKSDDGSLYYTNDVLSESNPLGTLEKGGYKKSDNDRFNGSYTAELKLFDGLKLKGVFGAQILSEHRWVQQNAVEYATNYNATKATWTAGTYNASDWSGKTTLLNSQIMLDYNKSFGKHNVAALFGYSDESFRYQGIDVNEKYVDPYLHIPNTSTVIDSGNTHLSSQSTTERSIKSWFGRASYNYNDKYYGEFDMRIDRSSKFASLKRSGLFPSVSLGWRISEENFMNAYKSHVGDLKIRGSYGILGNQDNVSDYEYQTTYTMYQNVYAFNNSRYQEQDLHLEI; this comes from the coding sequence ATGAAGAATTTATTTAATAAAAACTTTAGGCTTCTGAATTTAGAAAAGTTTATAGTAAGAACAATATTACTTATAACTTGTCTTTCCTTTTCATCAATTGTAATGGCTCAAAATAAGACTGTTACAGGGAAGGTTACTGACAAAAATGATGAAGCAATTATCGGAGCTTCTGTTTTTGTAGAGAATACTACAAATGGAACCGTTACAGACATTGATGGGAATTTTACTTTGAAAAACGTTCCTTCCAAAGGTACCCTAAAAGTTACCTATATAGGTTACAAAGTTCAGTTCATTAGTGTAAAGGGACATACAAACTTTGCAATAAAACTTTTGGAAAATTCTGAGATGTTAGATGAGATTGTTGTTATCGGATATGGTACAACAACAAAGAAAAATGTTATCGGAGCTGTAGACCAAGTATCTGCAAAGGCTTTTGCTGATCGTCCTTCTTCAAATATAGCTCAGGCGTTGCAAGGAGCATCTGCTAATTTAGTAATCCAGCAAAAAAGCTTTAACCCTTTAAATGATAATACCTCAATTAACATTCGTGGAGTAAGTACTATGGGGGCTAATACTCCGTTGATTGTAATCGATGGATTAATTTCTGATGTTGGGGCCATGAATTCATTAAACCCTAATGATATTTCCAGTGTGTCAGTATTAAAAGATGCAGGTAGTGCTGCAATTTATGGTTCGCGCTCAGCAAATGGAGTTATTCTTATTTCGACTAAATCAGGTAATAAGAATCAAACTCCTACGGTTAAATTCAATGCAATGTTAGGAGTTCAGGACCCACATGTTTTATTCTCTGCTGTTCATGGTTGGCAAAATGCTATATTAAGGAATGAAGCACTTGTTAATGGAGGTAGTAGCCCAATTTATACTACCGATAATATCAAAGCAATGTATGACAACGGTGATTGTAAACCATTTATTGATCAGATTCTGCAATCGGCAGTTCAACAAAATTATAGTGCTAGTGTTGAGGGAGGATCTAATAATACTACTTACTTGATGTCTGCAAATTATTTTGGTCAGCCAAGTAACTATGTGGGACCTAATTATGGGGTTTCCAGATATAATTTCCGAATGAACTTAACAACGGAAGTTGGCCGTTTAAAGTTGTCATCTAATATGATGTACACTCGTAGTAATATAAAAACTCATACTGGAGATGATGGTTTTTTAATGGTGGACTGTACACGTGTTCCTCTTTACTATAATTATAGAATGAAAAGTGATGATGGATCATTATATTACACAAATGATGTATTATCTGAAAGTAATCCTTTAGGGACATTGGAAAAAGGAGGTTATAAAAAAAGCGATAATGACCGTTTTAATGGTAGCTATACTGCAGAACTGAAACTATTTGACGGATTGAAATTAAAAGGTGTTTTTGGAGCACAAATTCTGTCAGAACATAGATGGGTTCAACAAAATGCAGTTGAATACGCAACAAACTATAATGCAACCAAGGCAACCTGGACTGCAGGAACTTATAATGCATCCGATTGGAGTGGCAAGACAACTCTGTTGAATTCTCAGATTATGCTTGATTATAATAAATCATTTGGTAAACATAATGTTGCTGCCTTGTTTGGCTATTCAGATGAATCGTTCCGTTATCAAGGAATAGATGTAAATGAAAAATATGTTGATCCATATTTGCATATACCAAATACTTCTACTGTTATAGATTCAGGCAATACTCATTTAAGTTCTCAAAGCACTACAGAGCGCTCTATTAAATCATGGTTTGGAAGAGCGAGCTATAATTACAATGATAAATACTATGGTGAATTTGATATGAGAATAGATAGATCTTCAAAATTTGCTTCACTTAAACGTTCCGGACTTTTCCCATCAGTTTCACTTGGCTGGCGTATTTCCGAAGAAAATTTCATGAATGCTTATAAAAGCCATGTTGGTGATCTGAAAATTCGTGGTTCATATGGTATTTTAGGTAATCAGGATAATGTGAGTGATTATGAGTATCAAACAACTTATACTATGTACCAAAATGTATATGCATTTAATAATTCTCGGTATCAGGAACAGGATTTACACTTGGAAATATAA
- a CDS encoding TonB-dependent receptor: MGFDATFLNNSLIVNADYFYKRTKDILLRPVVAGVFGGSLPSQNRGEMSNKGWEVTLAYNLNTKNWKHRFSLNVADSKNELLKYGDPSINTNDNVTCITAEGFPLNSYYGYKVDHYFKNMEEIENSAVPTGYTVMPGDVKYVDQNGDEIIDEKDRVVLGNGFPRYTFGFTYNVEWKGFDFSVLFQGVGKRDRMVRGELIEPFHSNYSYTMYNHQLDYWTLENTDARWPRLSSPGSASNTNNYHVLGGSSDLYMLNGAYVRCKNIQLGYTLPVNIAGKLGCKSVKMYVNAQNLFTICKDGFVDPESSELGSNMSFGSANSARNYPMLKYYGFGLDLTF, from the coding sequence ATGGGATTTGATGCTACATTCTTGAATAACTCATTGATTGTCAATGCAGACTACTTCTATAAAAGAACTAAAGATATTTTGTTGAGACCTGTTGTTGCAGGTGTTTTCGGAGGAAGTCTTCCAAGCCAAAACCGTGGTGAGATGAGTAATAAAGGTTGGGAAGTTACTCTTGCTTATAATTTGAATACAAAAAACTGGAAGCACCGTTTCTCTCTCAATGTTGCCGATTCAAAAAATGAACTACTTAAATATGGTGATCCTTCAATAAATACAAATGACAACGTAACGTGTATTACGGCTGAAGGATTTCCTTTGAACAGTTATTATGGATATAAAGTAGACCATTATTTTAAAAATATGGAAGAAATAGAAAATTCAGCTGTTCCAACCGGATATACTGTTATGCCTGGTGATGTTAAGTACGTAGATCAGAATGGCGATGAAATTATTGATGAAAAAGATCGCGTCGTTTTAGGAAATGGATTTCCAAGATATACTTTTGGATTTACTTACAATGTTGAATGGAAAGGATTTGATTTCAGCGTTTTGTTCCAAGGTGTAGGAAAACGAGATAGAATGGTACGTGGAGAACTTATAGAGCCGTTCCACTCAAACTATTCTTATACAATGTATAACCATCAATTGGATTATTGGACTCTTGAAAATACTGATGCCCGTTGGCCTCGTCTTTCTTCTCCGGGTTCTGCTTCAAATACAAATAACTATCATGTATTAGGTGGAAGTTCAGATCTTTATATGTTGAATGGAGCCTATGTGAGATGCAAAAACATCCAGCTGGGATATACTTTACCTGTCAATATAGCCGGTAAATTAGGTTGTAAGAGTGTGAAAATGTATGTAAATGCACAAAACCTCTTCACTATATGTAAAGATGGATTTGTTGATCCTGAAAGTTCTGAACTTGGTTCAAATATGTCTTTTGGAAGTGCCAATTCAGCAAGAAATTATCCTATGTTGAAATACTATGGATTTGGACTTGATTTAACATTTTAA
- a CDS encoding RagB/SusD family nutrient uptake outer membrane protein, with protein sequence MKVKNIIIVFTFGLIITFFDSCVDLDVAPTNKFTEANYWVSQSNADAVLSMSYNQMFSSGYYFANEVLSDNIYNGRGSGSEKAIVTGMADPTNSRFSGEWNSCYSGIKTCNVFMDNVDKVGMDDATKNRMKAECRFIRAFLYFRLTNWFGNVPFFKTDITSEEAQKISQSSEADIKTWIHAELADIVQYLPTNTTQALTDRGRITQGAAIGFNARVYLYDNDWQNCANECAKLINSTTYGTYSLQSDYSKIFSPANEYNSETILDMQYVPDLRTWGDVFDLAPLSGGARLNNYAPTQQLVDSYRMLNGNAWTVNDAPYVGRDKRMDATIVHDGSTFKCFDYGGGATVTIQTSFGSGTKDAYTGSSTDNASCTGYYYQKNYDTTASSGLSSGLNLILIRYADVLLMYAESMNELNQMNQTVWDETLKPIRVRAGFATNYCSYTASNQVDMRAAIRLERRCEFALEGTRVFDLRRWAKMDGKGDNILIDTPKGAKFADNNTNYITLTPAWKYNHYYFAIPQTELDINPNLVQNSSY encoded by the coding sequence ATGAAAGTAAAAAATATTATAATAGTATTTACATTCGGGCTTATAATAACCTTCTTTGATAGTTGTGTTGACCTTGATGTAGCTCCTACAAATAAATTCACTGAGGCAAACTATTGGGTATCTCAGTCTAATGCAGATGCTGTATTAAGTATGTCCTATAATCAGATGTTCAGCAGTGGCTATTATTTCGCCAATGAAGTTCTTTCTGATAATATATACAACGGACGCGGTTCTGGTAGCGAAAAGGCTATTGTAACAGGTATGGCCGATCCTACAAATTCTCGTTTTTCCGGTGAATGGAATAGCTGCTATTCAGGGATAAAAACGTGTAATGTATTTATGGACAATGTTGATAAGGTAGGAATGGACGATGCAACTAAGAATAGAATGAAAGCTGAATGCCGCTTTATTCGCGCATTCTTGTATTTCCGCCTTACAAATTGGTTTGGCAATGTTCCATTCTTTAAAACGGATATAACATCTGAGGAAGCTCAAAAAATATCACAGTCTTCAGAGGCAGATATAAAGACTTGGATTCATGCTGAACTTGCAGATATTGTACAGTATCTTCCTACTAATACTACACAAGCCCTCACAGATAGAGGACGTATAACTCAAGGAGCTGCAATAGGTTTTAATGCACGTGTCTATTTGTACGATAATGATTGGCAAAACTGTGCGAATGAGTGTGCAAAACTTATAAACTCTACAACTTATGGTACATATTCATTACAGAGTGATTATAGCAAAATATTCTCTCCTGCAAATGAATACAATAGTGAAACAATTCTCGATATGCAATATGTTCCTGATTTACGTACGTGGGGGGATGTGTTTGATCTGGCCCCATTATCAGGAGGTGCTCGTTTAAATAATTATGCTCCAACTCAACAGTTGGTAGATAGTTACAGAATGCTTAATGGTAATGCATGGACTGTAAATGATGCCCCTTATGTGGGACGTGATAAACGTATGGATGCAACTATTGTTCATGATGGTTCTACATTTAAGTGCTTTGATTATGGCGGAGGAGCTACTGTTACTATTCAAACCTCTTTTGGTAGCGGAACAAAAGATGCGTATACAGGTTCTTCTACAGATAATGCTTCTTGTACAGGTTATTATTATCAGAAAAATTATGATACTACGGCATCATCAGGTTTATCTTCAGGATTAAATTTAATTTTAATCCGTTATGCCGATGTACTTTTAATGTATGCCGAATCTATGAATGAGCTGAATCAGATGAACCAGACAGTGTGGGATGAAACCCTTAAACCAATCAGAGTTCGTGCTGGCTTTGCAACAAATTATTGTTCATATACTGCTTCAAACCAGGTTGATATGCGTGCAGCAATTCGTTTGGAACGTCGTTGTGAATTTGCATTGGAAGGTACCAGAGTTTTCGACCTGCGTCGATGGGCAAAAATGGATGGTAAAGGAGACAACATTCTTATAGATACCCCTAAGGGAGCTAAGTTTGCAGATAATAATACTAATTATATAACATTGACTCCAGCCTGGAAATATAATCACTATTATTTCGCAATACCTCAAACAGAGTTAGACATTAATCCAAATCTTGTTCAAAATAGCAGTTATTAA
- a CDS encoding SusE domain-containing protein, translated as MKTIYMKSMFLLMGCILLGLISCDDNKDIDLTVGTVNTLYGPTDGKAVVLKSDASASQTFEWEPTRAMDGGAVLYDVLFDKEGGDFSAPIFTISSDGTGYKSTAEISHKILNKIAGLAGIGSGATGNIIWTVRASKGLKGNICEVHNKLSITRLTGLEEMPTAVYLSGSATEATGSNKLSFCLAVGTKPGDTEAGIYEIYTKLSAGTYTITDNLNRTFSISSTGTIVEGGTTTITASQAGTYRIKLDFTVCNSTIDQITKVTLYSGNWQRNPNFNEYELTYRGNGVWKTDNLDTQWGMTAATGGTAGDSRYRYQVYTKASGNKFAWAMASKNSDNGNPTTYGGEYMYTFTFPYGYSNLGDWNYCYKLNNSDIGKLMDFGLELYQNSTHLNYIQTVTVH; from the coding sequence ATGAAGACAATATATATGAAAAGCATGTTTTTACTTATGGGCTGTATATTACTAGGCCTAATTTCATGCGATGACAATAAAGATATTGATTTAACTGTTGGTACAGTTAATACATTGTATGGCCCCACAGATGGAAAAGCTGTTGTATTAAAATCAGATGCTTCTGCTTCTCAGACCTTTGAATGGGAACCAACTCGTGCAATGGATGGAGGTGCTGTGTTATATGATGTTTTGTTCGATAAAGAGGGTGGTGATTTCTCGGCACCTATTTTCACTATTTCATCAGATGGTACAGGGTATAAATCAACTGCAGAGATTTCTCACAAGATTCTGAATAAAATAGCCGGATTGGCAGGTATTGGCTCTGGCGCTACAGGTAATATTATTTGGACAGTAAGAGCATCAAAAGGGCTTAAAGGTAATATTTGTGAGGTTCACAATAAGTTATCAATAACTCGTTTGACTGGTCTAGAAGAAATGCCAACAGCTGTTTACCTTTCAGGTTCTGCAACTGAAGCTACAGGAAGTAATAAATTAAGTTTCTGTCTTGCAGTCGGTACAAAACCTGGTGATACTGAAGCCGGGATTTATGAAATCTATACAAAGCTAAGCGCTGGTACTTATACAATTACCGATAATCTGAATCGTACATTTAGTATATCTTCCACAGGTACCATTGTTGAGGGAGGCACAACTACAATTACTGCCAGTCAGGCTGGTACTTATCGCATTAAGTTAGATTTTACCGTTTGTAATTCAACTATTGATCAGATTACTAAAGTAACCTTATATAGTGGCAACTGGCAAAGAAATCCAAACTTTAATGAATACGAATTAACATATAGAGGAAACGGTGTGTGGAAAACTGATAATTTGGATACTCAATGGGGTATGACAGCTGCAACAGGAGGCACTGCCGGTGATAGCCGTTATCGTTATCAGGTTTACACTAAAGCATCTGGCAATAAGTTTGCATGGGCTATGGCTAGTAAAAATAGCGATAATGGAAATCCTACTACATATGGAGGAGAGTATATGTATACATTTACATTCCCTTATGGATATTCAAATCTTGGCGATTGGAACTATTGTTATAAATTGAATAATAGTGATATTGGTAAATTAATGGATTTTGGTCTTGAATTATATCAGAATTCAACTCATCTCAATTATATTCAAACAGTCACTGTACACTAA
- a CDS encoding glycoside hydrolase family 76 protein: protein MKKKYLLGFIPLLLLASCGSDNTTVEFPNSTDKSYNWDSIANVSTNSQITHFWDYTNHYFKGKSDGSEDWQGYWPQAHALDLMLDAYERDPSGYQKTVITDWYDGVKAKNNNGTFWNMFYDDMGWNAIATLRAYELTNDARYKTAAEQLWGWIKGGWSDNICGGGVSWVTYKMEFKNAPATCPAGIFAARMYEKFGNAEYLDFAKNCCSWVRNTLFNPSSGGVYDGITKTNSGDVLSTAYYSYNQGTYIGLCMELYKITKESIYLNDSKLAADFCISHFVDSNTGVMSGTDNGDGGLFNGIFIRYFTQLILCEDLSSKYKKSYSTYINKCATVAWTKGCLTPDILFSYNWGAKPSLTTSGNPNTAACTLLESAALLQRKGLIH, encoded by the coding sequence ATGAAAAAGAAATACTTGTTGGGGTTTATCCCTTTATTACTTTTAGCATCTTGCGGTAGTGATAATACTACTGTTGAATTCCCCAATAGCACAGATAAATCCTATAACTGGGATTCAATAGCTAATGTTTCAACCAATTCTCAGATTACCCATTTCTGGGATTACACAAATCATTATTTCAAAGGAAAAAGTGATGGTAGTGAAGATTGGCAAGGATATTGGCCGCAGGCTCATGCACTTGATTTAATGCTTGATGCTTATGAACGTGATCCTTCCGGTTACCAGAAAACTGTAATTACTGATTGGTATGATGGAGTAAAAGCCAAAAATAACAATGGCACTTTCTGGAATATGTTTTATGATGACATGGGATGGAATGCGATAGCAACATTGCGTGCATACGAACTGACGAATGATGCCAGATATAAAACTGCAGCAGAACAATTGTGGGGATGGATAAAAGGTGGTTGGAGCGATAATATTTGTGGTGGAGGTGTAAGCTGGGTTACCTATAAAATGGAGTTCAAAAATGCACCGGCAACTTGTCCTGCAGGAATCTTTGCGGCTCGAATGTATGAGAAGTTTGGTAATGCGGAATACCTTGATTTTGCAAAGAATTGTTGCTCTTGGGTACGTAACACACTTTTTAATCCTTCATCCGGAGGTGTTTATGACGGAATAACTAAAACAAACTCGGGTGATGTATTATCAACAGCATATTATTCTTATAATCAGGGTACCTATATTGGCCTTTGTATGGAATTGTATAAAATAACAAAAGAAAGTATTTACTTAAATGACTCCAAACTGGCTGCTGATTTCTGTATAAGCCATTTCGTTGACAGTAATACTGGAGTTATGAGTGGCACAGATAATGGTGATGGTGGTTTATTTAACGGTATTTTTATTCGCTATTTTACCCAACTTATTCTTTGCGAAGACTTGTCTTCTAAATATAAAAAGAGCTACTCTACATATATTAATAAATGTGCAACTGTAGCATGGACTAAGGGATGCCTTACTCCTGATATCTTATTTTCTTACAATTGGGGTGCCAAGCCATCATTAACGACCTCTGGTAATCCTAACACTGCGGCATGTACATTACTCGAATCTGCGGCTTTATTACAGAGAAAAGGGCTTATTCATTAG